From one Rhodovulum sp. ES.010 genomic stretch:
- a CDS encoding (2Fe-2S)-binding protein yields MRLTVNGVAHDVDVEPAMPLLWVLRDVLGLTGTKYGCGIAQCGACTVHVDGVAERSCQIAVGDLWGPVTTIEGLGTPASPHPVQAAWIETQVAQCGYCQSGQVMAAAALLAGTPAPSDAEIDAALQGNLCRCGTYPRIRAAVARAASRMREG; encoded by the coding sequence ATGAGGCTCACCGTGAACGGAGTCGCCCATGACGTCGATGTGGAGCCCGCGATGCCGCTGTTGTGGGTGCTGCGCGACGTGCTGGGCCTGACGGGCACGAAATACGGTTGCGGCATCGCGCAATGCGGCGCCTGCACCGTCCATGTGGACGGGGTGGCCGAACGGTCCTGCCAGATCGCGGTGGGCGATCTATGGGGGCCGGTGACCACCATCGAGGGGCTGGGCACCCCCGCGTCGCCGCACCCGGTGCAGGCGGCCTGGATCGAGACCCAGGTCGCGCAATGCGGCTATTGCCAGTCGGGCCAGGTCATGGCGGCCGCGGCACTTCTGGCCGGGACCCCCGCGCCCTCGGACGCCGAGATCGACGCGGCACTTCAGGGCAATCTCTGCCGCTGCGGCACCTATCCGCGGATCCGGGCCGCAGTGGCGCGGGCCGCTTCCCGGATGCGGGAGGGCTGA